From the Sediminitomix flava genome, one window contains:
- a CDS encoding TolC family protein, which produces MDRIRNYLIGFFTIFLSSNVLMAQEDSTKVFQLEDIYQLVLQNHPVAQQAYLLSENARMNIRMSRGYFDPTVGSDFNNKQFKDTNYYRLWDSYLKVPLWIGELKMGYEKNTGEFLNPESDTNSEKGLAYVGIEIPVLRGLLFDERRAALRKAQAFQAEAEAKQVSTINKLILQIAKDYWNWYFTYHSYRLAEEGFQLARFRYRAVVDQVKQGALAALDTVEAKITIQQREINVQNALVAYQNAGMILSNHLWDEDGNEVEMSNALVPVSVPISELPTSSLEELLLLARQAHPDLRVLDAKYQQLDYERKLNAEMLKPKLTFKYNFLNRTPISSNNYDADFFVENYKAGVSFYIPLFLRKERGKLGMTKVKMSQVQLDQLNLRRTITTNIGQQYNVVENHFRVMGMQSDMVSNYRRLLSGEEQRFQAGESSVFYVNVREGKLLEAETKLFKIRADLAKSLAELRWASGLGVE; this is translated from the coding sequence ATGGATAGGATCAGAAACTATTTGATTGGTTTTTTCACAATTTTTCTTTCGAGTAATGTACTGATGGCGCAAGAAGACAGCACCAAAGTATTTCAGCTTGAAGATATTTATCAGTTGGTACTCCAAAATCATCCTGTAGCTCAACAAGCTTATTTACTTTCGGAAAATGCTCGTATGAACATCCGAATGTCTAGAGGCTATTTTGACCCTACGGTTGGTTCAGACTTTAATAACAAACAATTCAAGGATACCAATTATTACAGACTTTGGGATAGCTATTTGAAAGTACCACTTTGGATTGGTGAACTGAAAATGGGCTATGAGAAAAATACAGGAGAGTTTCTGAACCCAGAGTCAGATACCAACTCAGAAAAAGGATTGGCCTATGTCGGTATAGAAATTCCGGTTTTAAGAGGGCTTCTTTTTGATGAACGAAGAGCCGCTTTGCGAAAAGCACAAGCATTCCAAGCCGAAGCCGAAGCAAAACAGGTAAGTACAATCAACAAATTGATTCTTCAGATCGCTAAAGATTACTGGAATTGGTATTTCACGTACCACAGTTATCGACTGGCAGAAGAAGGTTTTCAGTTAGCACGTTTCAGATATAGAGCTGTAGTAGATCAAGTAAAACAAGGGGCGTTGGCTGCCTTGGATACTGTAGAAGCAAAAATTACAATTCAGCAAAGAGAAATCAATGTACAAAATGCATTGGTAGCTTATCAGAATGCAGGAATGATTCTTTCCAATCACCTTTGGGATGAAGATGGAAATGAAGTAGAAATGAGTAATGCCTTAGTTCCTGTTTCGGTTCCGATTTCAGAGTTACCAACAAGTTCATTGGAAGAACTTTTACTTTTGGCAAGACAGGCTCATCCAGACTTAAGAGTCTTGGACGCAAAGTATCAGCAGCTTGATTATGAGCGAAAGCTAAATGCAGAGATGCTGAAGCCAAAGTTGACTTTCAAGTATAACTTCTTGAATAGAACCCCAATTTCAAGCAATAACTATGATGCCGATTTCTTTGTAGAAAACTACAAGGCAGGGGTTTCTTTCTACATTCCATTATTCTTGAGGAAAGAAAGAGGAAAATTGGGTATGACCAAAGTGAAGATGAGCCAAGTACAATTGGATCAATTGAATTTGAGAAGAACAATTACAACGAATATTGGTCAGCAATACAATGTAGTAGAAAACCATTTCAGAGTCATGGGTATGCAATCTGATATGGTAAGCAACTACAGAAGATTACTTTCTGGAGAAGAGCAAAGATTTCAAGCAGGAGAAAGTTCTGTATTCTATGTCAATGTTCGAGAAGGAAAGCTTTTGGAAGCAGAAACCAAGTTATTCAAGATCAGAGCAGATCTAGCAAAGTCTTTGGCTGAACTCAGATGGGCTTCTGGTTTGGGTGTAGAATAA
- a CDS encoding S9 family peptidase encodes MRYLFFTITLFLYAVQLMGQAVQDSSKLTLDRIFASSEFRQEYAPQIQWIDGGEAYITISWGENGQDIIKYKTATSEKSTLVSATELVPEGKEKALYIEEITLSEDESKLLIFTNSSRVWRANTKGDYWIYDLKTKRLSQIGKQFPASTLMYAKFSSDNSKVAYVQAFNLYVEELETGTLTQLTTDGGEGIINGTFDWAYEEEFGCRDGFRWNENGNSLAFWQVDASKIGTFYMINTTDSIYSKPIPIQYPKVGQDPSSAKIGVVSLSDQKIKWIPLEGSSIQHYIPSIQWVNEETLLIQRMNRLQNELVVWTYNVNTEELKAVYTEKEDTWVDLNYNDISADNWGANALQLVDDKKAFLRMTENDAWRHIYKVNIKTGEKTLLTDTDFDVASFVSVTSSHVYFHASPTNSTQRYLYRVDLKGKNKVERITPKEITGTNLYNCSPNGKYAIYKHNSALEATAVDVVSLPKHKVLNSMVSNNKFSTKVREIALPEVEFTKVTTEDGLEIDVRMVKPINFDPNKKYPVLFHVYGEPWVQVATDSWIGMWNIYLAQQGYVVIDMDNRGTPCLKGSKWRKSIYRKVGVINAHDQAMAAKEILKLDYLDNERTAVWGWSGGGSMTLNLMFKYPEIYTTGMAVAAVSDQLIYDNIYQERYMGLPQDNLEDFVEGSPVTHAHKLEGNLLVIHGTADDNVHYQSMELLVNELIKHNKQFQMMSYPNRAHGIYEGKNTRRHLYTLLTNYLKQHVPVNTENGVQ; translated from the coding sequence ATGCGATATCTATTTTTTACAATTACTCTATTTCTATATGCTGTTCAGCTCATGGGACAGGCGGTACAAGATTCAAGCAAATTAACCTTAGATCGAATTTTTGCTTCTTCAGAATTCCGACAAGAATATGCTCCCCAAATCCAATGGATTGATGGCGGGGAAGCTTATATCACTATTTCTTGGGGAGAAAATGGGCAAGATATCATCAAATATAAAACAGCAACGTCTGAGAAATCTACACTTGTATCTGCTACCGAGCTAGTACCAGAAGGAAAAGAAAAAGCTTTATACATTGAAGAAATTACGCTTTCAGAAGATGAAAGTAAACTCTTGATTTTTACCAATTCATCTAGAGTTTGGAGAGCCAATACCAAAGGTGATTATTGGATCTATGACCTAAAAACAAAGCGACTCTCTCAGATTGGAAAGCAATTTCCAGCATCGACATTAATGTACGCTAAGTTTTCCTCAGATAATAGTAAAGTAGCTTATGTACAAGCATTCAATTTATATGTAGAAGAGCTTGAAACAGGAACGCTTACACAGCTTACAACAGATGGTGGAGAAGGAATTATTAATGGAACATTTGATTGGGCTTATGAAGAAGAGTTTGGTTGTAGAGATGGTTTCCGTTGGAATGAGAATGGAAATAGCTTAGCATTTTGGCAAGTAGATGCTTCTAAAATCGGAACATTCTACATGATAAATACAACCGATTCTATTTATTCAAAACCAATTCCAATCCAGTATCCTAAAGTAGGGCAAGACCCTTCTTCTGCTAAAATAGGAGTAGTTTCATTATCTGATCAAAAAATCAAATGGATTCCTCTTGAAGGCTCATCTATCCAACATTACATTCCGAGTATTCAATGGGTAAATGAAGAAACTCTACTCATTCAGCGTATGAATCGCCTACAAAATGAATTGGTAGTCTGGACGTACAATGTGAATACAGAAGAACTTAAAGCAGTTTATACTGAGAAAGAAGATACATGGGTTGACTTGAACTACAATGATATTTCGGCAGATAATTGGGGAGCGAATGCGCTACAATTGGTTGATGATAAAAAAGCCTTTCTACGAATGACAGAGAATGATGCTTGGAGACATATCTATAAAGTAAACATAAAGACTGGAGAAAAAACGCTTCTTACAGATACCGATTTTGATGTTGCTTCATTTGTATCGGTGACTTCATCGCATGTATATTTTCATGCTTCTCCTACCAATAGTACACAACGTTATTTGTATAGAGTTGACTTAAAAGGAAAGAACAAAGTAGAGCGAATTACACCTAAAGAAATAACAGGGACAAACCTTTATAACTGTTCTCCAAATGGAAAATATGCAATCTATAAGCATAATAGTGCACTTGAAGCGACAGCCGTAGATGTAGTTTCTTTGCCGAAACATAAAGTGTTGAATTCGATGGTAAGCAATAACAAATTCAGTACGAAAGTGAGGGAAATTGCTTTGCCTGAAGTCGAGTTCACAAAGGTAACCACCGAAGATGGTTTAGAGATTGATGTCCGCATGGTGAAACCAATCAATTTTGATCCGAATAAAAAATATCCTGTACTTTTCCATGTTTATGGCGAGCCTTGGGTGCAAGTAGCTACTGATAGTTGGATTGGAATGTGGAATATCTACTTGGCTCAACAAGGGTACGTAGTGATTGATATGGATAATAGAGGAACGCCTTGTTTGAAAGGAAGTAAATGGAGAAAAAGCATTTATAGAAAAGTTGGCGTAATCAATGCACATGACCAAGCTATGGCTGCCAAAGAAATCTTGAAGTTAGATTACTTGGATAATGAACGTACAGCCGTTTGGGGATGGAGCGGAGGAGGTTCTATGACCTTGAATTTGATGTTCAAATATCCTGAAATTTATACAACAGGAATGGCAGTGGCAGCAGTTTCGGACCAATTGATCTACGACAATATTTATCAGGAACGTTATATGGGTTTACCTCAAGACAATCTTGAAGATTTTGTGGAAGGGTCACCTGTTACGCATGCGCATAAGTTGGAAGGAAATCTGTTGGTTATTCATGGTACTGCAGATGACAATGTGCACTATCAGAGTATGGAGTTATTGGTAAATGAGCTGATAAAACACAATAAGCAATTTCAGATGATGTCTTACCCAAACCGTGCACATGGTATTTATGAAGGGAAAAATACTCGAAGACATCTCTATACATTATTGACTAATTATCTGAAACAACACGTACCTGTAAACACTGAAAACGGTGTTCAATAA
- a CDS encoding HlyD family secretion protein: MLKISSKQSADRNLYDERLNTIEALHTPKNARALARWLLGIFLSFFIVLFLPWQQNIRAKGELTALSPSDRPQVIPSPIDGQISAWHVREGQYVDSGQVLITISEIKEKYIDPELLKRLEEQMTAKEEVIEAKFNKVKAYEKQLKAMKNGLEFKLNQNTNKIAQSRLKISSDSIDWLAAQVDLKNFDRQYKANQALYDSGLIPLVKLESARSKFQSSKAKELSQENKFNMSKAELQNALISRNSIQADAFGKIAKTESELSATLGEIAESQGQLSDYRNKYRNIEIRTGMRTIKAPQDGYVVKALSSGIGENVKVGKSLMSLMPKDPQLAVAMEVKAMDVPLLDIGRHARLQFDGWPAIQFSGWPSVSVGTFGGKVEVIDYVSGKDGKYRVLITPDLRNKRDDQWPEQLRVGSGVYGWVLLDEVPVWYELWRQINGFPPSLKNKEEAEAAEKK, translated from the coding sequence ATGTTAAAGATTTCATCTAAACAGTCTGCAGACAGAAATTTATACGACGAACGACTGAATACAATTGAAGCGCTGCATACACCAAAAAATGCGAGAGCATTAGCAAGATGGCTTTTGGGTATCTTCTTATCTTTCTTCATTGTATTATTTCTGCCTTGGCAACAAAATATTAGAGCAAAGGGAGAATTGACTGCCTTGAGTCCTTCGGATAGACCTCAGGTGATTCCATCGCCTATTGATGGGCAGATTTCTGCTTGGCATGTCAGAGAAGGTCAGTATGTTGATTCTGGACAAGTTTTGATCACTATTTCTGAGATCAAAGAAAAATACATTGACCCCGAATTACTGAAACGTTTGGAAGAACAAATGACCGCCAAAGAAGAGGTAATTGAGGCAAAGTTCAATAAAGTGAAAGCTTATGAGAAGCAATTAAAAGCCATGAAAAATGGTTTGGAGTTTAAGTTGAATCAGAACACCAATAAAATTGCACAGTCAAGGCTAAAGATTAGTAGTGATAGTATCGACTGGCTAGCGGCACAAGTTGACCTCAAAAACTTTGACCGTCAGTATAAGGCCAATCAAGCTTTATATGATAGCGGACTAATTCCTTTGGTGAAATTAGAATCGGCTAGAAGTAAGTTTCAATCGAGCAAAGCAAAAGAGCTTTCTCAAGAAAACAAATTCAATATGAGTAAGGCAGAACTTCAAAATGCCTTAATCAGTAGAAATAGTATTCAAGCGGATGCTTTCGGCAAAATAGCCAAAACAGAATCTGAATTGAGTGCCACACTCGGTGAAATAGCGGAGTCACAAGGGCAACTTTCAGATTATCGAAATAAATACAGAAATATTGAGATTCGTACTGGAATGCGTACCATCAAAGCCCCTCAAGATGGCTATGTGGTAAAAGCATTATCAAGTGGTATTGGTGAGAACGTAAAAGTGGGTAAGTCACTAATGAGCTTGATGCCGAAAGATCCTCAATTGGCTGTAGCAATGGAAGTGAAAGCCATGGATGTACCACTTCTTGATATTGGTAGACATGCTCGTCTTCAGTTTGACGGATGGCCTGCAATTCAGTTCTCAGGATGGCCAAGTGTTTCGGTAGGTACTTTTGGTGGTAAAGTAGAAGTTATTGACTACGTAAGTGGAAAAGACGGAAAATATAGAGTATTAATTACGCCAGATCTTCGAAATAAACGAGACGACCAATGGCCTGAACAACTCAGAGTAGGTTCTGGGGTCTATGGTTGGGTCTTGCTAGACGAAGTTCCTGTATGGTACGAACTATGGCGTCAGATCAATGGATTCCCTCCTAGTTTGAAGAATAAAGAAGAAGCGGAAGCGGCGGAAAAGAAGTAG
- the ribB gene encoding 3,4-dihydroxy-2-butanone-4-phosphate synthase yields the protein MNIDNTEEHMKTIENFGTDYKSRVENAILTLQQGKGVLLVDDEDRENEGDIIFPAASMTPEDMAVMIRECSGIVCLCITDERREQLGLRPMVENNNSKNQTAFTVSIEAKEGVTTGVSAKDRVQTIRTAIAENAKPEDLARPGHVFPLTAKKGGVLERRGHTEGSIDLVKLAGLGDTAVLCELTNEDGTMARLPEIIEFADKKEMTVVTIEDIVQYISNN from the coding sequence ATGAACATTGATAATACTGAGGAACACATGAAAACTATTGAGAATTTTGGAACTGACTACAAGTCAAGAGTAGAAAATGCAATCCTAACACTTCAGCAAGGAAAAGGCGTACTTTTGGTAGACGATGAAGATCGTGAAAATGAAGGTGATATCATTTTCCCTGCCGCAAGTATGACTCCAGAAGATATGGCTGTGATGATTAGAGAATGTAGTGGTATTGTTTGTCTTTGTATCACCGATGAGCGTAGAGAGCAATTAGGTCTTCGCCCAATGGTAGAAAACAACAATAGTAAAAATCAGACGGCTTTTACCGTTTCTATTGAAGCAAAAGAAGGGGTAACAACAGGTGTTTCTGCAAAAGACAGAGTTCAGACCATCCGTACGGCAATTGCTGAAAATGCAAAACCAGAAGATTTGGCAAGACCAGGTCACGTATTCCCACTTACGGCTAAAAAAGGTGGTGTTTTAGAGCGTAGAGGTCATACAGAAGGAAGTATTGATTTGGTGAAATTGGCAGGACTAGGCGATACTGCGGTTCTTTGTGAGCTAACCAATGAAGATGGAACAATGGCACGTTTGCCTGAAATCATTGAATTTGCAGATAAAAAAGAAATGACTGTAGTTACAATTGAAGATATTGTTCAATATATCAGTAACAACTAA